A region of Streptomyces sp. WMMC500 DNA encodes the following proteins:
- a CDS encoding sigma-70 family RNA polymerase sigma factor, translated as MISTCEPPAQNRTDESAFAAVRPRLFAIAYRYLQDVGEAEDVVQETWLRWARTDRSVVVNPSAFLATTATRLAINVACSARRRREKSVGPSLLAEAGYGGDLGSAAERYEAVDLTVRLLLEKLSPAERAAYLLRKAFDYPYRRISELLSLGESYARQLVRRAGAHLAEDRRRPVDTTTHQRLVRAFLDAAETGDLDGLEELLVAGLTLRASA; from the coding sequence ATGATCTCGACCTGCGAACCTCCCGCCCAGAACCGAACGGACGAGTCGGCGTTCGCCGCCGTACGCCCCCGGCTCTTCGCCATCGCCTACCGGTACCTCCAGGACGTGGGCGAGGCCGAGGACGTGGTTCAGGAGACGTGGTTGAGGTGGGCCCGCACCGACCGCTCGGTCGTCGTCAACCCGTCCGCGTTCCTCGCCACGACCGCCACCAGGCTCGCCATCAACGTCGCCTGTTCTGCCAGGCGCCGTCGCGAGAAGTCCGTGGGACCCTCGCTCCTGGCCGAGGCCGGTTACGGCGGCGACCTCGGGTCGGCGGCGGAGCGGTACGAGGCGGTCGACCTGACGGTCCGGCTGCTGCTGGAGAAGCTGTCGCCCGCCGAGCGCGCCGCCTATCTGCTCCGCAAGGCCTTCGACTACCCGTACCGGAGGATCTCCGAGCTGCTGAGCCTGGGCGAGAGCTACGCGCGGCAGCTCGTGCGGCGGGCCGGTGCCCACCTGGCGGAGGATCGGCGCCGCCCGGTGGACACCACCACGCACCAGCGCCTCGTCCGCGCGTTCCTCGACGCGGCCGAGACCGGTGACCTCGACGGCCTCGAGGAACTCCTCGTCGCCGGCCTCACCCTGCGGGCGAGTGCGTGA
- a CDS encoding YceI family protein, with product MTTAATTSIPGYRAGLWEIDPVHSDVSFTVRHMMVSKVRGRFGTFSGEIVTGDDVTDSSVTASIDPASVDTGSDLRDKDLRSANFFDVTNYPIWTFRSTGVRPDGDRFVVDGELTVKGVTRSVPLAVEMNGSAPDIDGGTRAGFSASTTIDRSDFGVDIKLPLDGGGVVVGNTVHIALEIEAVLRRASPTV from the coding sequence ATGACTACGGCAGCCACCACCTCGATCCCGGGCTACCGCGCGGGACTCTGGGAAATCGACCCGGTCCACTCCGACGTCTCGTTCACCGTCCGGCACATGATGGTCAGCAAGGTGCGTGGCCGGTTCGGGACCTTCTCGGGCGAGATCGTCACCGGCGACGACGTGACCGATTCGTCCGTCACCGCGTCGATCGACCCCGCCTCCGTCGACACGGGGAGCGATCTGCGGGACAAGGACCTGCGCTCGGCCAACTTCTTCGACGTCACCAACTACCCGATCTGGACGTTCCGTTCCACGGGCGTGCGCCCGGACGGCGACCGCTTCGTGGTCGACGGAGAGCTGACCGTCAAGGGCGTCACCCGTTCCGTCCCGCTGGCCGTGGAGATGAACGGATCGGCGCCCGACATCGATGGCGGCACCCGCGCCGGCTTCTCGGCCTCGACCACGATCGACCGCAGCGACTTCGGCGTCGACATCAAGTTGCCGCTGGACGGCGGTGGAGTCGTCGTGGGCAACACCGTGCACATCGCTCTGGAGATCGAGGCGGTGCTGCGCCGGGCGTCGCCCACCGTGTGA
- a CDS encoding LuxR family transcriptional regulator: MAVEKTKSLLSGGGRGTQASPPGTAGELPLHGRESELGSLRERLTALAGGAGGVVTVKGPPGSGKTRLLAEIRAHSVHAGLACRQGTGKRAGLTLPFGPLLEAASARAPLVICLDDVQWCDPETLGVIAAFAQDAATSQMLWVLAVGPAHDGAPESVHPLRRVRDGANGRIVLRPMADRAVHALAADLLQAEPGEAVMRIVQRAEGVPGLVVELLRGMREEGLLTIRDGVASTAGERLPRRFHALVRDRLDHLSPAARRGLQVAAVLEPTFTAADMGALTGVTPDEIAALTAEAVGAGILSRRGTLLTFRQDLVRQAIYEALPAALRRYLRRRAVNVRLAHGDRATDVAAVLAETAVPGDLQAVGLLREAAADLAATAPSSAVAWNRRALELAGPEGTHTTVTIDQTVDLLGAEGRYTEAMALADTAFEGRLTPEAEGRLRLSVARLASHTSFVEAVRQCRIGLTLPDLPESLRARLAALEALHLAHAGNAAQAVAATGPATDSSDDAAAATAHAALAGVELARLNPARACACRDRADALAARSPVRHPPWELEDCGRAFVHLASGQVGAALRDTDEAVHAARRNGHTAAALLWSLTRSRILLDAGRPAAARAEADSTLLAAGDLGSGDFADLTARYALGRAALHLGDRDGIRRCAAEGARMTEAAALSVRRTGVWLAALAADASGDTARLVGLVERIGGDSRPSDALPGVPADPADLVVLARLALRGRHGGLAAAAAEQAQGWGPGSPFLRGVAAHVRGIVGNDPALLLHAATLLSDTERPLVHASAAEDAGRALGDRGDPAAVALLDTALGIYEGAHAARDAGRVRSRLRLLGVRRARRSSDKAAEGRWGLTAAEVEVALLVAQGATNQQVAEHMSLSSHTVSTHLRHIFTKWDIRSRVELARLVLAHQAATPGPNPPGCPRSPA, from the coding sequence ATGGCGGTCGAGAAGACGAAGAGCTTGCTCTCAGGCGGCGGGCGAGGCACGCAGGCGTCGCCACCCGGCACGGCCGGGGAGCTGCCGCTGCACGGTCGGGAGTCCGAGCTGGGATCGCTGCGGGAGCGGCTGACGGCGCTGGCCGGCGGAGCGGGCGGGGTGGTCACGGTCAAGGGGCCGCCCGGTTCCGGGAAGACCCGGCTGCTCGCGGAGATCCGGGCGCATTCCGTCCACGCGGGTCTGGCCTGCCGACAGGGCACGGGTAAACGTGCCGGCCTCACGCTTCCGTTCGGGCCACTGCTGGAGGCGGCATCCGCGAGGGCGCCGTTGGTCATCTGCCTGGACGACGTGCAGTGGTGTGACCCCGAGACGCTCGGCGTGATAGCCGCGTTCGCGCAGGACGCGGCGACCTCGCAGATGCTGTGGGTCCTGGCCGTGGGGCCGGCCCACGACGGCGCGCCCGAGTCGGTGCACCCGCTGCGGCGGGTGCGCGACGGCGCCAACGGCCGGATCGTCCTGCGCCCGATGGCCGACCGGGCCGTCCACGCGCTGGCGGCCGACCTGCTCCAAGCCGAGCCCGGGGAAGCGGTGATGCGGATCGTACAGCGCGCGGAGGGGGTGCCGGGGCTGGTCGTCGAGCTGCTTCGGGGCATGCGGGAAGAAGGTCTCCTCACCATCCGGGACGGTGTCGCCTCGACGGCGGGGGAGAGGCTCCCCCGCCGGTTCCACGCCCTGGTCCGGGACCGGCTCGACCACCTGTCGCCGGCCGCCCGGCGTGGCCTGCAGGTCGCCGCCGTACTCGAGCCGACGTTCACCGCGGCGGACATGGGCGCGCTGACCGGAGTCACACCGGACGAGATCGCCGCGCTGACGGCGGAGGCGGTCGGCGCCGGAATCCTGTCCCGCCGGGGGACACTCCTGACCTTCCGGCAGGATCTGGTCCGCCAGGCGATCTACGAGGCACTTCCCGCGGCGTTGCGCCGCTACCTGAGGCGGCGGGCGGTCAACGTACGCCTTGCTCACGGGGACAGGGCGACGGACGTCGCCGCCGTACTCGCCGAGACCGCGGTGCCGGGCGATCTCCAGGCCGTCGGCCTGCTGCGCGAAGCGGCGGCGGACCTCGCGGCCACGGCGCCTTCCTCGGCGGTGGCATGGAACCGCAGGGCCCTCGAACTCGCGGGGCCGGAGGGCACGCACACCACCGTGACCATCGACCAGACGGTCGACCTCCTGGGCGCGGAGGGCCGGTACACCGAGGCCATGGCGCTGGCCGACACGGCGTTCGAGGGGCGTCTCACGCCGGAGGCCGAGGGCCGGTTGCGGCTGAGCGTGGCGCGGCTGGCGAGCCACACGTCCTTCGTCGAGGCGGTCCGCCAGTGCCGGATCGGGCTGACGCTGCCGGATCTCCCGGAGTCCCTGCGCGCTCGGCTCGCGGCACTCGAAGCACTGCATCTCGCCCATGCGGGAAACGCCGCACAGGCCGTCGCCGCGACCGGGCCGGCCACGGACAGCTCCGACGACGCGGCTGCGGCCACCGCGCACGCCGCACTGGCCGGGGTGGAGCTGGCCCGGCTGAATCCGGCACGCGCCTGCGCGTGCCGGGACCGGGCCGACGCTCTTGCCGCGCGGTCACCCGTCCGGCACCCGCCGTGGGAGCTGGAGGACTGCGGGCGGGCGTTCGTCCACCTCGCGTCCGGGCAGGTGGGGGCGGCGCTGCGCGACACCGACGAGGCCGTCCACGCGGCCCGCCGGAACGGGCACACCGCCGCGGCGCTCCTGTGGTCCCTGACCCGGTCGCGAATCCTGCTTGACGCGGGTCGTCCCGCCGCCGCCCGCGCGGAGGCCGACTCCACGCTCTTGGCGGCCGGCGACCTCGGCTCCGGCGACTTCGCCGACCTCACCGCCCGGTACGCGCTCGGCCGGGCGGCGCTGCACCTGGGCGACAGGGACGGCATCCGCCGATGTGCGGCCGAGGGCGCGCGGATGACGGAGGCCGCGGCGCTCTCCGTGCGCCGTACCGGCGTGTGGCTGGCCGCGCTGGCGGCCGACGCCAGCGGCGACACGGCCCGCCTCGTCGGACTCGTCGAGCGCATCGGCGGGGACTCGCGCCCGTCGGACGCGCTGCCCGGAGTTCCGGCCGACCCCGCCGACCTGGTCGTGCTCGCCCGGCTCGCGCTGCGCGGCAGGCACGGCGGACTCGCGGCGGCCGCGGCGGAGCAGGCGCAGGGGTGGGGGCCCGGATCCCCCTTCCTCCGGGGCGTCGCGGCCCACGTGCGCGGAATCGTCGGGAACGACCCCGCCCTCCTGCTGCACGCCGCCACACTCCTGTCGGACACCGAACGCCCCCTCGTCCACGCCTCGGCGGCCGAGGACGCGGGCCGGGCCCTCGGCGACCGGGGTGATCCCGCCGCGGTGGCTCTCCTGGACACCGCGCTCGGCATCTACGAGGGCGCGCACGCGGCCCGTGACGCGGGTCGCGTCCGGAGTCGGCTGCGCCTGCTCGGCGTACGCCGGGCACGCCGGTCCAGCGACAAGGCGGCGGAAGGCCGGTGGGGGTTGACGGCGGCCGAGGTGGAAGTGGCCCTGCTGGTGGCCCAGGGAGCCACCAACCAGCAGGTCGCCGAGCACATGTCCCTGTCGAGTCACACGGTCAGCACCCACCTGCGGCACATCTTCACCAAATGGGACATCAGGTCGCGGGTGGAGCTGGCCCGTCTCGTGCTGGCACACCAAGCCGCGACCCCGGGCCCCAACCCCCCGGGGTGTCCCCGGTCTCCCGCCTAG